A segment of the Pseudomonadota bacterium genome:
TACCATCACCTTCCGCCTGGGCACCGATCTGGACGAGGCGCAGGTGCTGGTGCAGAACCGGGTCTCGATCGCCGAGCCCCGGTTGCCGGAAGAGGTGCGCCGGCTGGGCATCACGGCCCGCAAGAATTCGCCCGACTTCCTGATGGTCGTGCACCTGCTGTCGCCGGATAAAACGTACGACGAGCTGTACGTCTCCAACTATGCCCTGCTGCAGGTCAAGGACGTGCTGGCCCGGCTTGAGGGTGTGGGCGGCGTCCAGGTCTTCGGCGCGCGGGAATACAGCATGCGGGTCTGGATGGATCCGGACAAGATCGCCGCCCTGGGCCTGACGGCGCCCGATGTAATTGCGGCCATCCGCGCCCAGAACACCCAGGTGGCGGGTGGGACCCTGGGGGCGCCGCCGGTGGCCGGGAACAATGCCTTTACCCTCAACCTGAACCTCCAGGGCCGGCTGGAGGATGTGGAGGCTTTCAAAGATATCATTGTGCGCACGGGGGAGGGCGGCCAGGTGGTGCGTCTGCGCGACGTGGCGCGGGTCGAGCTGGGGGCCCGGGACTATGTGACCAACAGCTATCTGGACCACGACCAGGCCGTGGGAATTCTGGTGACCCAGCGGCCGGGCTCCAACGCCTTGGATACGGCTGACCGGGTGAAGCAGACCATGGAAACCCTGCGGCAGGCGTTTCCGAAGGGCCTGGAATACCGGATCGTCTACAACCCCACCGAGTTCATTTCCGCTTCCATCAAGGCTCTGGTGAAAACCATCCTGGAGGCCATCGCCCTGGTAGTGGCTGTGGTCCTGCTGTTCCTGCAGCGCTGGCGGGCCGCCATCATTCCCGTTCTGGCCATTCCGGTCTCGCTGGTGGGAACCTTTTCTGTCATGGCGGCGTTCGGGTTTTCCATCAACAGCCTGACCCTGTTTGGCCTGGTGCTGGCCGTAGGGATTGTGGTGGACGACGCCATCGTGGTGGTGGAGAACGTGGAGCGCAACCTGTCCGCCGGCATGAAAATAAAGGACGCTGCCCGCCGCACCATGGACGAGGTGGGCGGAGCGCTGATCTCCATCGCCCTGGTGCTGTGCGCCGTGTTCGTGCCCACGGCCTTTATCTCGGGCCTCACCGGGCAGTTCTATCGCCAGTTTGCCCTGACCATTTCCGTAGCCACGGTCATCTCGGCCTTTGTGTCCCTGACCCTCAGCCCCGCGCTGGCGTCCCTGCTGCTGAAGGCGCATACACCGCATGATCCTGAAAGCCCTCCCTCCGGCGGATTTGTGGAAGCGGTCCGCGGGTTTCTCCACCTGTTCGACCGGGGGTTCGAGCACCTGGGCGAGTGGTACGGCCGGATCGTCCGGCGCGTCATCCACCGGCCGAAGGCGATGCTGGCGGTCTACTGCGTCCTGATCGCCCTGACGGCGGCGATGTTCATGCGCACGCCCACCGGGTTCATTCCCATGCAGGACCAGGGCTATCTGATCGCGGCGGTGCAGCTGCCGGACGGCGCCTCGCTGGAGCGTACGGACGCGGTTGTCCGCCGGATCATCGACATGGCGAAGGAGACGCCGGGCATCCGCGACGCTGTGGGCTTTTCCGGATTTTCCGGTGCCACGTTTACCTTCTCCTCCAACACCGGGGTGATCTTCACGCCCCTTGTTCCGTGGGAGGAACGCCTGCCCCAGGGCCGCACCCTGGATGTGATCCAGGCGGAGCTCAGCCAGAAAGTGGCCGCGATCCAGGAGGGCCTGGTCTTCGTCATTCCGCCGCCGCCCGTCCCGGGCGTGGGCACCGGCGGGGGCTTTTCCATGCGCCTGCAGGACCGGGCCGGACTGGGACCCGATGCCCTGTTC
Coding sequences within it:
- a CDS encoding multidrug efflux RND transporter permease subunit; this translates as TITFRLGTDLDEAQVLVQNRVSIAEPRLPEEVRRLGITARKNSPDFLMVVHLLSPDKTYDELYVSNYALLQVKDVLARLEGVGGVQVFGAREYSMRVWMDPDKIAALGLTAPDVIAAIRAQNTQVAGGTLGAPPVAGNNAFTLNLNLQGRLEDVEAFKDIIVRTGEGGQVVRLRDVARVELGARDYVTNSYLDHDQAVGILVTQRPGSNALDTADRVKQTMETLRQAFPKGLEYRIVYNPTEFISASIKALVKTILEAIALVVAVVLLFLQRWRAAIIPVLAIPVSLVGTFSVMAAFGFSINSLTLFGLVLAVGIVVDDAIVVVENVERNLSAGMKIKDAARRTMDEVGGALISIALVLCAVFVPTAFISGLTGQFYRQFALTISVATVISAFVSLTLSPALASLLLKAHTPHDPESPPSGGFVEAVRGFLHLFDRGFEHLGEWYGRIVRRVIHRPKAMLAVYCVLIALTAAMFMRTPTGFIPMQDQGYLIAAVQLPDGASLERTDAVVRRIIDMAKETPGIRDAVGFSGFSGATFTFSSNTGVIFTPLVPWEERLPQGRTLDVIQAELSQKVAAIQEGLVFVIPPPPVPGVGTGGGFSMRLQDRAGLGPDALFHAAFDMMMKANGIPGLTGVFTPFTASAPQLFVDVDRTRARMLGVPVSDLFQTLEIYLGSSYVNDFNLLGRTYTVTAQADAPFRQDRENILRLKVRNAHGDMVPLGSLVSFRDIVAPDRVPRYNLFPAAEISGSTLPGVSSGQAMESMEKLAAEILPPGIGYEWTDLSYQQKMVGNTAMYIFVLCVVFVFLVLAAQYESWTLPLAIILIVPMCLLSAISGVGWRGMDNNVLTQIGFIVLIGLASKNAILIVEFARHIEEHGKDRFEAVIEACRLRLRPILMTSLAFILGVVPLLTATGAGAEMRQAIGTAVFFGMLGVTFFGLVFTPVFYTVIRGWAVGRSRPE